One part of the Francisella adeliensis genome encodes these proteins:
- a CDS encoding HlyD family type I secretion periplasmic adaptor subunit, translating into MKIDIMQDPDENKDKQVGNTYQNNRSNKDKILQVCKDKADKFLELWKTRGEIGEKRNSKTDSYSFLPGVLEVVDKPPNPLLKVVLYSLMFLIAFVICWAYYCKIDIITDGQGKITPAGDVKTIQSSEKGTVIRLNVESGQIVKKGDVLVVLESDFTESDINKLKEDIEFYKLRISREETFYKMLKSGLRKQIPLGDLDYHPPKSITDKLDLEQSRQLLWQEWQSTIAKLMTLEATQFSKEREKDISINKTKQLAETIKVIKEKLDTYQGLYKKKAISRMEYLEYREKFLNAYYELETEKKRDMQFDAEIAEARSNLESFKSETYLETLEGIRQDKKDLYTAEQELRKATTLNGKNTIRAPIDGIVHEMQIHTIGAVVTPAQVLMQIVPMDQKLEAEVFVKNHDIGYLKRGDVAEVKVNTFPFTEYGVLKGKVEKISGDAIDDEKMGLVYKMIISLDDSVLHKDGKNYQIVPGMAVEAEVKTGTRRVLEFFTEPLTRGIDNSLRER; encoded by the coding sequence ATGAAGATTGATATAATGCAAGATCCCGATGAAAATAAAGATAAGCAAGTAGGAAATACTTATCAAAATAATCGAAGCAATAAAGATAAGATTTTGCAAGTTTGTAAAGATAAGGCAGACAAGTTTCTCGAATTGTGGAAAACACGTGGTGAGATTGGTGAAAAGCGTAATTCTAAAACAGATTCATATAGCTTTTTGCCGGGTGTATTAGAAGTTGTTGATAAGCCACCAAACCCATTATTGAAGGTAGTACTTTATAGTCTAATGTTTTTAATAGCATTTGTGATTTGCTGGGCTTATTATTGCAAGATAGACATTATAACCGATGGTCAGGGTAAGATTACTCCGGCAGGAGACGTGAAAACAATACAATCGTCTGAAAAAGGAACTGTGATAAGGTTAAATGTTGAAAGTGGGCAGATAGTTAAAAAAGGTGATGTATTAGTTGTTTTAGAATCTGATTTTACAGAATCAGATATTAACAAATTAAAAGAGGATATTGAGTTTTATAAGCTTAGAATATCCAGAGAAGAGACATTTTATAAAATGTTGAAAAGTGGCTTGAGAAAGCAAATACCGTTAGGAGATCTTGATTATCATCCGCCGAAAAGCATAACAGATAAGCTTGATCTTGAGCAATCAAGACAGCTATTGTGGCAAGAATGGCAGTCCACTATAGCAAAGCTGATGACTTTAGAAGCTACGCAGTTTTCTAAAGAAAGAGAAAAAGATATAAGTATTAATAAAACTAAACAGTTAGCAGAAACTATTAAGGTAATTAAAGAAAAGTTAGATACTTATCAGGGCTTATATAAGAAAAAAGCTATATCTAGAATGGAATACTTAGAATATAGAGAGAAGTTTCTAAACGCATACTATGAGTTAGAGACAGAGAAAAAAAGAGATATGCAGTTTGATGCGGAAATTGCAGAGGCTAGAAGTAATCTTGAATCATTTAAATCTGAGACATATTTGGAGACTTTAGAGGGAATTCGTCAAGATAAAAAAGACTTATATACAGCGGAGCAAGAGCTTAGAAAAGCAACTACGCTTAATGGTAAGAATACTATTCGAGCACCGATTGATGGAATCGTACATGAGATGCAAATACATACTATAGGTGCTGTAGTTACTCCAGCCCAAGTTTTAATGCAGATAGTACCAATGGATCAGAAATTAGAGGCTGAGGTGTTTGTAAAAAACCATGATATAGGTTATCTTAAAAGAGGAGATGTAGCAGAGGTTAAGGTTAATACTTTCCCATTTACAGAGTATGGAGTGCTCAAGGGTAAGGTTGAAAAAATTTCTGGAGATGCCATTGATGATGAGAAAATGGGACTAGTCTATAAGATGATCATAAGTTTAGATGATAGCGTTTTGCATAAAGATGGTAAAAATTATCAGATAGTTCCGGGTATGGCAGTAGAGGCCGAAGTTAAGACTGGCACAAGAAGAGTTTTAGAATTCTTTACAGAACCTTTGACTAGAGGTATTGATAATAGCCTAAGAGAAAGATAG
- a CDS encoding type I secretion system permease/ATPase: MNSGIFCFCQVADFNKIAIDPKQIQHEYGDHDGSISETALLRAMKGSDFKAKIVSKLKLDNINPRVLPAILQDNEGEYFILVAIKNENFIVIKPGATAVESFSAQDLNESYSGRAILITYKHSETEADAKFNIKWFIPALWKYKHIFKDVLIASLFLQLFGLVTPFFFQVVMDKVIMHNGLTTLNTLVIVFFVVSVFEVFFGTIRTYLFSHTTSRVDVVLGSKLFSHLMRLPLSYFESRQVGQNVARVKELDSIRSFITSTALTLIIDLLFTFIFITVLFLYSWELTLIVLGTIPIYFLLSLFITPILKHRLNKVFATGAKNQSFLTESISGIQTIKASAIEPQMQRKWEDNLTEYVKASFRSQNLGNVAGQIAQLVNKFTTIAIIFIGAHMVIQGKLTVGQLIAFNMLAGRVTQPILKLVNLWQEFQQAGVSLERLGDILNSPTESAKKISKSSLPNFKGKVSFRDVKFRYSPESKPVLNGVNLEVESGQSIGIVGRSGSGKSTLTKLIQRLYQPEAGKVLVDGADLSTIDTVWLRQNIGVVLQESFMFNRSVRENIALTNPSASMERVVTAAKYAGADEFILELKDGYDTIVEEGGTNFSGGQKQRLSIARALMNNPKILILDEATSALDYESEKIIQNNMSRIAKGRTVFIIAHRLSTVRTCDRIIYMDNGIVVEDGSHKELLTRNGAYAKLYKSQYGGV; this comes from the coding sequence ATGAATAGTGGTATATTCTGTTTTTGTCAAGTTGCTGACTTTAATAAGATTGCGATAGATCCTAAACAGATTCAGCATGAATATGGCGATCACGATGGAAGTATTAGTGAAACTGCACTTTTAAGAGCAATGAAAGGTAGTGACTTTAAAGCTAAGATTGTTAGTAAACTCAAGCTAGATAATATAAATCCAAGAGTGCTTCCTGCAATTCTTCAAGATAACGAAGGCGAGTACTTCATTCTTGTGGCAATAAAGAATGAAAACTTTATTGTTATAAAGCCGGGAGCAACGGCAGTTGAAAGTTTCTCCGCTCAAGATTTGAATGAGTCTTATAGTGGTAGAGCTATTCTTATAACTTATAAGCATTCTGAAACTGAAGCTGATGCTAAGTTTAATATCAAATGGTTTATTCCAGCATTATGGAAGTACAAGCATATATTTAAAGATGTACTTATTGCTTCATTATTCTTGCAGTTATTTGGGTTAGTTACACCTTTTTTCTTTCAGGTAGTTATGGATAAGGTTATTATGCATAATGGCTTAACTACCCTAAATACTTTGGTAATTGTCTTTTTTGTGGTTTCAGTGTTTGAAGTGTTTTTTGGCACTATAAGGACATACTTATTTAGCCATACAACTTCGCGAGTTGATGTGGTACTAGGCTCTAAGTTATTTTCTCATCTGATGAGGTTGCCTTTATCTTACTTTGAGTCAAGACAGGTTGGGCAAAATGTTGCAAGAGTAAAAGAGTTAGATAGTATAAGAAGCTTTATCACAAGTACAGCGCTTACACTTATTATCGATTTACTATTTACATTTATATTTATCACAGTCTTATTTCTTTATAGTTGGGAATTAACCTTGATTGTATTAGGTACTATACCTATTTACTTCTTATTATCGTTGTTTATAACACCAATACTAAAGCATAGGCTAAATAAAGTGTTTGCAACGGGTGCTAAAAACCAATCTTTTCTTACAGAATCTATAAGTGGCATACAAACAATAAAAGCAAGTGCTATTGAACCGCAAATGCAACGCAAATGGGAAGATAACCTTACTGAATACGTTAAGGCGTCTTTTAGGTCTCAGAACTTAGGAAATGTAGCGGGACAAATTGCTCAACTTGTAAATAAGTTTACCACTATTGCTATTATATTTATTGGTGCCCATATGGTTATCCAAGGAAAGCTTACTGTTGGTCAGCTTATAGCCTTTAATATGTTGGCAGGCAGAGTCACTCAGCCTATTTTAAAATTAGTCAACTTATGGCAAGAATTCCAGCAGGCTGGAGTTTCATTGGAAAGGTTAGGTGATATTTTAAACTCACCAACTGAATCAGCTAAAAAAATAAGTAAAAGTTCTCTGCCCAATTTTAAGGGCAAGGTAAGTTTTAGGGATGTGAAATTTAGATACTCTCCTGAAAGTAAACCAGTATTGAATGGAGTGAATCTTGAAGTTGAGTCTGGGCAATCGATTGGGATTGTTGGTCGCTCAGGTAGTGGGAAAAGTACTCTTACGAAGCTTATACAAAGGCTATATCAGCCTGAAGCCGGTAAGGTACTTGTTGATGGAGCAGATTTATCGACTATTGATACTGTGTGGTTAAGGCAAAATATTGGTGTGGTACTACAAGAAAGTTTTATGTTTAATCGTAGTGTGCGTGAAAATATTGCTCTTACAAACCCTAGTGCTAGTATGGAAAGGGTTGTCACAGCTGCTAAATATGCAGGTGCGGATGAGTTTATACTTGAGTTGAAAGATGGTTATGACACTATTGTTGAAGAAGGTGGTACAAACTTCTCTGGTGGTCAAAAACAGCGTCTTTCTATTGCAAGAGCTTTGATGAATAATCCTAAAATTCTTATTCTTGATGAAGCTACTTCAGCACTAGATTATGAGTCTGAAAAGATTATTCAGAATAATATGAGTCGAATAGCTAAGGGGAGAACGGTATTTATTATTGCTCATAGGTTATCTACAGTACGAACTTGTGATCGTATTATCTATATGGATAATGGTATTGTTGTTGAGGATGGTAGTCATAAAGAGCTTCTGACTCGTAATGGTGCATATGCTAAGTTGTATAAGTCACAGTATGGGGGTGTATAG
- the polA gene encoding DNA polymerase I: protein MKNIVLVDGSSYLFRAYHALPFLTNKQGEPTGAILGVINMLKKLPTKYNTEHVAVIFDAKGKSFRNDIYSEYKANRKSMDDELRVQIQPLHEIIKKMGFPLIVVDGVEADDVIGTLAKDLEKEDYRVVISTGDKDMAQLVDEKVVLFDSMKNVTTDVDGVVEKYGVRPDQIIDYLALMGDKSDNIPGVPSVGPKTAVKWLNLYENIDGVIANQGKVKGKVGEKLRDNIEQLRLSYTLATIKCDLELGLSLDDLKCKKSDDEYLAKTFTHYGFNTLLKGLGTTAPVATSNNESTPESIEVVHPTSNVTVDYKTVLTMKELENLVAELNSAESFAFDTETDSLDTAEANLVGLSFCTKEGLAYYIPVQHRYLGVPQQLELDVVINALKPVFANTENAKVAHNFKFDEKVLSKYGIDICGDIHDTMIMAYVLKSNGKHSMDAVSKEYLGVEPIPYTEIAGTGRKQQTLDQIDIEIVAKYAAEDADITFRLFNYLGELLVKEKVLDKLYREVEMPLALILNDMEKLGVKIDADKLRNQSAELEQKIADLQAKCFELCGEEFNLSSPVQLREVLFERMGLPAIKKTAKGQASTSEEVLVQLAEEYEVAALIMEYRHLSKLKNTYTDKLPNILDENSRAHTSYNQTGTVTGRLSSSEPNLQNIPIKSVEGRKIREAFIAEDGFVIMAADYSQVELRIMAHLSKDENLVKAFNDGLDIHSATAAEVLGVSLDEVTSEQRRRAKAINFGLIYGMSAFGLAKQLEIPRGEAQEYINVYFDRYPSVKEYMTTAKESCKEKGFVETILGRRLYLPEINAKNGIQRAAAERAAINAPMQGTAADIIKKAMISVNTIIAKKYADTVKMAMQVHDELVFEVAKEKLEEVSAEIKKIMEEAVGLSVPLEVNVDSGKNWDVAH from the coding sequence ATGAAAAATATCGTACTAGTTGATGGGTCATCTTACCTTTTTCGAGCGTATCACGCTTTACCATTTCTTACTAACAAGCAGGGCGAGCCGACAGGTGCTATTTTGGGTGTAATCAATATGCTTAAAAAATTGCCAACAAAATATAACACCGAGCATGTTGCAGTTATCTTTGATGCAAAGGGTAAAAGTTTTCGTAATGATATCTATTCAGAATACAAAGCAAATCGTAAATCTATGGATGATGAGCTGAGGGTTCAAATTCAGCCGTTGCATGAGATTATCAAAAAGATGGGTTTTCCACTGATAGTTGTAGATGGTGTTGAGGCTGATGATGTCATTGGTACACTTGCAAAAGATCTTGAGAAAGAGGATTATCGTGTAGTTATCTCTACAGGTGATAAAGATATGGCTCAACTTGTAGATGAAAAAGTTGTATTATTTGATTCTATGAAAAATGTCACTACAGATGTCGATGGTGTAGTAGAAAAGTATGGTGTTCGGCCTGATCAGATTATTGACTACTTAGCTCTTATGGGAGATAAGTCTGATAATATCCCCGGTGTACCAAGTGTAGGACCAAAGACAGCTGTAAAATGGCTAAACCTATACGAAAACATCGACGGTGTAATAGCTAATCAAGGTAAAGTAAAAGGTAAGGTTGGCGAGAAATTGCGAGATAATATTGAGCAGTTAAGATTATCGTATACGCTTGCAACTATTAAGTGTGATTTAGAGCTAGGATTATCTTTAGATGATTTGAAATGCAAAAAATCAGATGATGAATATCTAGCTAAAACATTTACACATTATGGTTTTAATACACTTTTAAAAGGGCTTGGGACTACAGCTCCTGTTGCAACTAGTAATAATGAGAGTACACCTGAAAGTATAGAGGTAGTTCACCCAACAAGTAATGTAACAGTTGATTATAAAACTGTTTTGACCATGAAAGAGCTTGAGAACTTAGTTGCAGAGTTAAATAGTGCCGAGAGTTTTGCATTTGATACAGAAACAGATTCGTTAGATACAGCAGAGGCAAATTTAGTAGGTCTATCATTTTGTACAAAAGAGGGCTTAGCATACTACATTCCAGTTCAACATCGCTACCTTGGTGTACCACAACAGCTTGAGTTAGATGTTGTTATCAATGCTTTGAAACCAGTATTTGCAAATACGGAGAATGCAAAAGTCGCTCATAACTTTAAGTTTGATGAAAAAGTTTTATCAAAGTATGGTATTGATATCTGCGGAGATATTCACGATACGATGATTATGGCGTATGTGCTAAAAAGTAATGGTAAGCACAGTATGGATGCTGTATCAAAAGAATATCTAGGCGTTGAGCCAATCCCATATACCGAAATAGCTGGTACAGGTAGAAAGCAACAAACGCTAGACCAAATTGATATTGAAATAGTTGCGAAATACGCTGCTGAAGATGCGGATATTACATTTAGATTGTTTAATTATCTAGGTGAGCTTTTAGTTAAAGAAAAGGTTTTAGATAAACTTTATCGGGAAGTTGAGATGCCATTAGCTTTGATTTTGAATGATATGGAAAAGCTTGGTGTCAAGATTGATGCCGATAAGCTTAGAAATCAAAGTGCTGAATTAGAACAGAAAATAGCCGATTTACAAGCAAAGTGTTTTGAGCTGTGTGGCGAAGAGTTTAATCTTTCATCGCCAGTACAATTGCGTGAAGTATTGTTTGAAAGAATGGGTCTACCAGCTATTAAGAAGACAGCGAAAGGTCAAGCGTCGACTTCTGAGGAAGTGCTAGTACAGTTAGCAGAGGAGTATGAGGTTGCTGCATTGATTATGGAGTATCGCCATCTATCTAAGCTAAAAAATACTTACACAGATAAGTTACCCAATATCTTAGATGAAAATTCGCGTGCTCATACTTCATATAACCAAACAGGTACGGTTACAGGTAGACTATCATCATCTGAGCCAAACCTGCAGAATATTCCAATCAAAAGTGTAGAAGGTCGTAAAATTAGAGAAGCATTTATCGCAGAAGATGGTTTTGTGATAATGGCAGCTGATTATTCTCAAGTAGAGCTTCGTATAATGGCACATCTTTCTAAAGATGAAAACCTTGTAAAAGCTTTTAATGATGGGTTAGATATCCACAGTGCAACGGCCGCAGAAGTTTTGGGTGTGTCTTTGGATGAAGTTACAAGTGAGCAACGCCGTAGAGCAAAAGCGATAAACTTTGGTTTGATATATGGTATGAGTGCTTTTGGTCTTGCTAAACAGCTTGAAATCCCAAGGGGAGAAGCGCAAGAGTATATCAATGTGTATTTTGATCGTTACCCAAGTGTGAAAGAGTATATGACTACAGCAAAAGAATCATGCAAAGAAAAAGGTTTTGTTGAAACTATACTTGGTAGAAGACTTTATTTACCTGAGATAAATGCTAAAAATGGTATCCAAAGAGCAGCAGCTGAGCGAGCAGCAATCAATGCCCCAATGCAAGGCACCGCTGCAGATATTATCAAGAAAGCGATGATAAGTGTAAATACTATTATAGCTAAGAAATATGCTGATACTGTAAAGATGGCAATGCAAGTACATGATGAACTAGTATTTGAAGTAGCAAAAGAAAAGCTAGAAGAAGTATCTGCTGAGATCAAAAAAATCATGGAAGAAGCCGTAGGGCTAAGTGTACCACTTGAAGTCAATGTTGACAGTGGCAAAAATTGGGACGTGGCTCATTAA
- a CDS encoding MFS transporter, translated as MNNIKVVLIIFFAAMGGMIYGYDFGIINGALLFIKEDIPMNSSQLSLLGGAVFFGSAFAILIAGMVADILGRKKAIIFTSVLFIFSLLLVGFIDSYIEILFSRLLQGVAVGLISVVVPLYLSETMSKSVRGRALTAFQLFLTFGILSANYVGVYYASESDWRAMFLLGIIPGLVIFFGAFVLVESPVWLAKRNGVAEANKVYAQLNLENDQGLGDDSKFKKKYSKHLIIVAMIVIFFQLTGINSILEYSSLIFKNTGAGSNQLAVLSSSIMSTCLFGGSIVAFFIADRLERKVVIYLTNIAMTLVLVMIGVLFLLVPDSQIKAYILLGLLILYILSFAVGIGSYNWVIIPELIPTNIRSFGLPLMLFLNSIISFATTSIFLPVIDVIGYANIFFLCSFFTFGFSYFIYRFMPRTTGKSLQEIENAITTGKY; from the coding sequence GTGAATAATATCAAAGTAGTTCTTATAATATTTTTTGCTGCAATGGGAGGCATGATATATGGGTATGATTTTGGCATAATCAATGGAGCTTTGCTCTTCATAAAAGAAGATATCCCAATGAATAGTTCTCAACTATCGCTGTTAGGCGGAGCCGTTTTCTTTGGTAGCGCATTTGCTATTTTGATAGCAGGTATGGTGGCAGATATTTTAGGCAGGAAAAAAGCTATAATTTTCACAAGTGTGCTATTTATTTTTTCACTCTTGTTAGTTGGTTTTATAGACAGCTATATTGAGATTTTATTTTCAAGGCTTTTGCAAGGAGTAGCAGTAGGTCTTATATCTGTGGTAGTTCCTTTGTATTTATCTGAGACGATGTCAAAGTCAGTTCGAGGTCGCGCACTTACAGCTTTTCAGTTATTTCTTACTTTTGGGATATTATCAGCCAATTATGTTGGTGTTTACTATGCTTCTGAGAGTGATTGGAGAGCTATGTTTTTACTTGGAATAATTCCAGGGCTAGTGATATTTTTCGGAGCGTTTGTTTTAGTGGAGTCACCTGTTTGGTTAGCTAAAAGAAATGGTGTTGCTGAAGCTAATAAAGTTTATGCCCAATTAAATTTAGAAAATGATCAAGGCTTGGGAGATGATTCTAAGTTTAAGAAAAAATATAGTAAGCATTTGATTATTGTAGCTATGATAGTGATTTTCTTTCAGCTAACAGGGATTAATAGTATTTTAGAATATTCATCTTTGATATTTAAAAATACTGGTGCAGGGTCTAATCAACTTGCGGTATTAAGCAGTAGCATTATGAGTACTTGCTTGTTCGGTGGTTCAATCGTTGCATTTTTTATCGCGGATAGACTTGAGAGAAAGGTTGTGATTTATCTTACAAATATTGCTATGACTTTGGTGCTTGTGATGATAGGAGTATTATTTTTACTAGTGCCGGATTCACAAATAAAAGCATATATACTTTTAGGGTTGTTAATACTCTACATTTTATCTTTTGCTGTTGGGATTGGGTCTTACAATTGGGTAATAATCCCTGAGTTAATACCTACAAATATTAGAAGCTTTGGGCTACCACTAATGTTGTTTTTAAATAGTATTATATCTTTTGCTACAACATCAATCTTTCTGCCGGTTATTGATGTTATCGGTTATGCTAATATCTTTTTCCTTTGCAGTTTTTTCACTTTTGGATTTAGTTATTTTATATATCGTTTTATGCCTAGGACTACGGGTAAAAGTTTGCAAGAGATTGAGAACGCAATCACAACCGGGAAATATTAA
- the lpxK gene encoding tetraacyldisaccharide 4'-kinase: protein MLDKTWYSRSINLISFLLFPISFIFSKIAQRRKTKQLLEQYKSHIPVIIVGNISVGGTGKTPVVRKLAEQYLVQGKKVAIISRGYGAKSENYPFVVSVNTKPSECGDEPAMLYDAMRGEVPIVIGPKRVESVKLIEKKYPDTDVIISDDGLQHYKLGRDYEYCVVDATRMFGNQLCIPAGPLREPVERLKQVDQVVVIGELEGSDKDFLKSYNQKITQTKIKSLEFVNLLSKETLAIDNFYGKSVTAVAGIGNPDKFFTSLDGLGINIHHEKIFKDHHKYEEKDFSDIEVDDRVIMTYKDAIKCKDFANDNWWYLDIDLDVSNFLNCE from the coding sequence ATGTTAGATAAAACGTGGTATAGCCGAAGTATTAATCTTATAAGTTTTTTGTTATTTCCTATATCCTTTATTTTTTCAAAAATTGCTCAAAGACGCAAAACTAAGCAACTCCTTGAACAATATAAGTCACATATTCCAGTTATAATAGTTGGTAATATATCTGTAGGCGGTACTGGAAAAACCCCAGTAGTCCGCAAGTTAGCAGAGCAATATTTAGTGCAAGGTAAAAAAGTAGCAATTATAAGTCGTGGTTATGGTGCGAAGTCAGAAAATTATCCTTTTGTCGTTAGTGTAAATACTAAGCCTAGTGAATGCGGTGATGAACCTGCAATGCTTTATGATGCTATGAGAGGTGAAGTTCCGATAGTTATTGGACCCAAAAGAGTAGAGTCTGTAAAGTTGATAGAAAAAAAATACCCAGATACTGATGTGATAATATCTGATGATGGCCTACAGCATTATAAGCTTGGTAGAGATTATGAGTATTGTGTGGTTGACGCAACAAGGATGTTTGGAAACCAGCTCTGTATACCCGCTGGACCGCTTAGAGAGCCTGTTGAGAGATTAAAGCAAGTAGATCAAGTCGTTGTGATTGGCGAATTAGAAGGCTCAGATAAGGATTTTCTAAAATCTTATAATCAAAAAATAACTCAAACAAAAATTAAATCACTTGAGTTTGTAAACTTACTTTCAAAAGAGACTTTAGCTATTGATAACTTTTATGGTAAGTCAGTTACAGCCGTGGCTGGTATAGGTAATCCGGATAAGTTTTTTACTAGTCTTGATGGCTTAGGTATAAATATTCATCATGAAAAAATTTTTAAAGATCATCACAAGTACGAGGAAAAAGATTTCTCAGACATAGAGGTTGATGATAGAGTAATAATGACCTACAAAGATGCTATTAAATGTAAAGATTTCGCTAATGATAATTGGTGGTATTTAGATATTGACTTAGATGTCTCAAATTTTCTGAATTGTGAATAA
- the msbA gene encoding lipid A export permease/ATP-binding protein MsbA, with protein sequence MANLIDKIDMKDSGSNNLSGQMTNHEKVSSLYKRLLSQVKHLWHFLALAAVGSIFFSAADASMIYLINPILNYGFGSSGDITKQSASILMLMGVGMVGLLTLRAVGSFLSQYFIGSLGQKVVYKFRKDIYKRFMDLPASFFDKHSSGQIISRLLYNVDQVTEATSTAIITVVQDGTFVIGLIVVMVVSSWQLSLLLILIGPLLGVFITLINKKFRSLSRNTQSSMGNVTHTAEETLRNYKEIRVFGAQRKQSERFHKSLDYTYSQQIRTIALDALTSPIIQIIASLVLALSLFTIAIFGTNEGGGSSWLTAGSFASFFAAAAAILKPIKNLTKVNVVIQKAVAATEDIFYILDYPAEKETGRKELHNVKGNIKIKGVDFSFGNQKVLDDVSVDIKAGQTVAFVGKSGSGKTTLTSVLSRFYTQSKGQITLDGEDTRELSLANLRSHLSMVSQNVHLFDDTVYNNVSFGLARDVTEAEVVDALERANAYEFVKNLPEGMHTGIGNNGSKLSGGQRQRISIARALLKNAPVLIFDEATSALDNESEKVVQQALENLTTSRTTLVVAHRLTTVEKADKIVVMDAGRIIESGTHAELLEKGGAYYRLYQSGLD encoded by the coding sequence ATGGCAAATTTAATTGATAAAATCGATATGAAAGATAGTGGTTCTAATAACCTTAGTGGGCAAATGACTAATCATGAAAAGGTTAGTTCTTTATATAAAAGATTACTTTCTCAAGTAAAACATTTATGGCACTTTTTGGCTTTAGCTGCTGTTGGTAGTATATTTTTCTCAGCAGCAGATGCTTCGATGATATACCTTATAAACCCTATACTTAATTATGGTTTTGGTTCAAGTGGTGATATAACTAAACAAAGTGCAAGTATACTAATGTTGATGGGCGTTGGTATGGTTGGATTGCTTACACTTAGGGCTGTTGGCTCATTTTTATCTCAATACTTCATTGGTTCACTTGGTCAGAAAGTTGTTTACAAGTTCAGAAAAGATATTTATAAGAGATTTATGGATTTACCAGCAAGCTTCTTTGACAAGCATTCATCTGGACAAATTATTTCTAGGCTTTTATATAATGTTGATCAAGTTACAGAGGCAACTTCTACAGCAATAATTACAGTTGTGCAGGATGGTACATTTGTGATTGGTTTGATAGTTGTGATGGTAGTGTCTAGCTGGCAATTATCATTACTTCTAATTCTAATAGGACCATTGTTAGGTGTTTTTATAACATTAATAAACAAAAAATTTAGATCTTTAAGTAGAAATACACAATCTTCTATGGGTAATGTAACTCATACGGCTGAAGAGACCCTTAGGAACTATAAGGAAATAAGAGTTTTTGGAGCACAGCGTAAACAAAGTGAGAGATTTCATAAAAGCTTAGATTATACATATTCTCAGCAAATTAGGACAATAGCACTAGATGCTTTAACTTCTCCAATTATCCAAATAATAGCATCTTTAGTTTTAGCTTTGTCACTTTTTACAATAGCTATTTTCGGCACGAATGAAGGTGGTGGATCATCATGGCTTACAGCAGGTTCTTTTGCATCATTTTTTGCAGCAGCAGCGGCTATTTTAAAGCCGATTAAAAACCTAACTAAAGTAAATGTTGTTATCCAAAAGGCTGTAGCAGCCACTGAAGATATTTTTTATATATTAGACTACCCTGCAGAAAAAGAAACTGGTAGAAAAGAGCTTCATAATGTGAAAGGAAATATCAAAATTAAAGGTGTGGATTTTTCTTTTGGAAACCAAAAAGTGTTGGATGATGTGTCTGTGGACATTAAGGCTGGACAAACAGTTGCTTTCGTTGGTAAGTCGGGAAGTGGTAAAACTACGCTTACGAGTGTTTTATCAAGGTTTTATACTCAAAGCAAAGGACAAATTACCCTTGATGGTGAGGACACTCGTGAATTATCATTAGCAAATCTACGTTCACATTTGTCTATGGTATCTCAGAACGTACATCTATTTGATGATACTGTTTACAATAATGTTTCATTTGGTTTGGCTCGCGATGTTACAGAAGCTGAAGTTGTAGATGCTTTAGAAAGAGCAAATGCTTATGAGTTTGTAAAAAATTTACCAGAAGGTATGCATACAGGTATTGGTAATAATGGCTCTAAATTATCTGGTGGTCAAAGACAAAGAATCTCTATTGCTAGAGCATTACTTAAAAATGCTCCGGTGCTGATATTTGATGAAGCTACAAGTGCGTTAGATAATGAGTCTGAAAAAGTAGTTCAGCAAGCGCTAGAGAACTTAACAACCTCGCGCACAACTTTAGTAGTAGCACATAGACTAACTACAGTTGAAAAAGCTGATAAAATTGTGGTTATGGATGCTGGTCGTATTATTGAAAGTGGTACTCATGCTGAACTTTTGGAAAAAGGTGGTGCTTACTACAGACTTTATCAGTCTGGTTTAGATTAG